From a single Halococcus hamelinensis 100A6 genomic region:
- the corA gene encoding magnesium/cobalt transporter CorA produces MGRAGGHAVITAMSATAAGVTERDGIEDVRAADGTTWVRATDTSPDERRRLREAFDIDPLATDDVIDTVRPKTEEYPDYTFVLFKTARLAAGDTAFRDEVETTPVGLFVGPDWLVTLSVTPIEAVERVWGMVHDGRLDDDTGADRIAYRVIDGMVEGYFDVLDELEDGIETIEERVVTTTDPEVLESINEIRRELLSFRRLLWPSREAVGVLARGDAAGIRAESEKYYRDVYDHLVQLVELTVTYRDLASGARDIYLNTLSQSTNEVMKTLTVVATVVLPLTLVTGLYGMNFETMPELAWPLAYPAVLLGMVVVAVILVAYFKRERYI; encoded by the coding sequence GTGGGGCGCGCCGGAGGCCACGCCGTGATCACCGCGATGAGCGCCACGGCCGCCGGCGTCACCGAACGCGACGGGATCGAGGACGTCCGCGCGGCCGACGGGACGACCTGGGTCCGAGCGACCGATACGAGCCCCGACGAACGCCGGCGACTCCGCGAGGCGTTCGACATCGACCCGCTCGCGACCGACGACGTGATCGACACGGTGCGACCGAAGACCGAGGAGTACCCCGACTACACGTTCGTGTTGTTCAAGACCGCCCGGCTCGCGGCCGGTGACACCGCCTTCCGCGACGAGGTCGAGACCACGCCCGTCGGGCTCTTCGTCGGCCCCGACTGGCTGGTCACGCTCTCGGTGACGCCCATCGAGGCCGTCGAGCGGGTCTGGGGGATGGTCCACGACGGCCGGCTCGACGACGACACCGGCGCGGACCGCATCGCCTACCGGGTCATCGACGGGATGGTCGAGGGCTACTTCGACGTCCTCGACGAGCTCGAAGACGGGATCGAGACCATCGAGGAACGGGTGGTCACGACCACCGACCCCGAGGTGCTCGAATCGATCAACGAGATCCGGCGCGAACTCCTCTCGTTTCGGCGGCTGCTCTGGCCCTCCCGCGAGGCGGTCGGCGTGCTCGCCCGCGGCGACGCCGCCGGGATCCGCGCCGAATCGGAGAAGTACTACCGCGACGTCTACGACCACCTCGTCCAGCTGGTCGAGCTCACCGTCACCTATCGTGACCTCGCATCGGGCGCGCGCGACATCTACCTCAACACCCTCTCGCAGTCGACCAACGAGGTGATGAAAACCCTCACGGTGGTGGCCACGGTCGTGCTGCCGCTCACGCTCGTGACGGGCCTCTACGGCATGAACTTCGAGACCATGCCCGAGCTCGCGTGGCCGCTGGCCTACCCCGCCGTCCTCCTCGGGATGGTCGTCGTCGCGGTGATCCTCGTGGCCTACTTCAAACGGGAACGCTACATCTGA
- a CDS encoding DUF1328 family protein — translation MTAALTAFTALPLQTGSIAYLAVVFIVLAIIAYVAGAQGIAGLTAEIARILIIVFVILAILSVVLNFI, via the coding sequence ATGACCGCCGCGCTCACGGCGTTCACCGCGCTGCCGCTCCAGACCGGCTCGATCGCGTATCTCGCGGTGGTGTTCATCGTGCTCGCCATCATCGCCTACGTCGCCGGTGCGCAGGGTATCGCTGGCCTCACCGCCGAGATCGCCCGGATCCTCATCATCGTCTTCGTGATCCTCGCGATCCTCTCGGTGGTTCTGAACTTCATCTGA
- a CDS encoding 50S ribosomal protein L15e, whose protein sequence is MARSFYSHIGDAWHDPENEMQAELQWRRLQEWRQEGAIERIERPTRLDRARSLGYKAKQGIVLARVAVRKGTARKQRHTAGRRTKRQGVNRVTRRKSIQRIGEERASRKFRNLRVLNSYPVGQDGSQKWFEVILVDPEHPAIENDDDLSWICDDSHRGRAFRGLTSAGTQGRGLGEKGKGAEHTRPSINSDRGRGK, encoded by the coding sequence ATGGCACGAAGCTTCTATTCACACATCGGCGACGCGTGGCACGACCCGGAGAACGAGATGCAGGCCGAACTCCAGTGGCGACGCCTCCAGGAGTGGCGTCAGGAGGGCGCGATCGAGCGGATCGAGCGCCCGACGCGGCTCGACCGGGCGCGCTCGCTCGGCTACAAGGCCAAACAGGGGATCGTCCTCGCGCGGGTCGCGGTCCGCAAGGGTACGGCGCGCAAACAGCGCCACACCGCGGGCCGTCGAACCAAGCGCCAGGGCGTCAACCGCGTCACGCGCCGGAAGTCCATCCAGCGCATCGGCGAGGAGCGCGCCAGCCGGAAGTTCCGCAACCTCCGCGTGCTGAACTCCTACCCCGTGGGCCAGGACGGCTCGCAGAAGTGGTTCGAGGTGATCCTCGTCGACCCCGAACACCCCGCCATCGAGAACGACGACGACCTCTCGTGGATCTGTGACGACTCCCACCGCGGCCGGGCGTTCCGCGGCCTCACCAGCGCCGGCACGCAGGGCCGTGGCCTCGGCGAGAAGGGCAAGGGCGCGGAGCACACCCGCCCGAGCATCAACAGCGACCGCGGCCGCG